The proteins below come from a single Lepeophtheirus salmonis chromosome 4, UVic_Lsal_1.4, whole genome shotgun sequence genomic window:
- the LOC139905110 gene encoding uncharacterized protein, giving the protein MDIEMREKLRVSIGIKENTVLSIPEILEELRKYFRSQYNIILDKVKFHSLYQKEGQSFEDFYVEVTRTANRAELNERCENKDCFEENIKVKLIVGLRDEETRKKLMAIEEKECTLQKVIDRCRAEEMSKKDDEKLNSAKVNKIKRGKFRDQSLSRNKNSFRKNPPERKIMDCIFCSRDHIINKCPAWKQECRNCKRIGHFKDSKACKNGIARNRRVTVRNVTTFSPSPAIQVRLKSLDGTYLCNYSYAIPDSGSEVSIADENFLQEIGIPLRHLNIPSDSRLNGATGATFNQLGSIILNVGFGNEEIKEEIIIVKENVKFLMSWVLCKKLRILPEDYPSQIERGKWKRAREPSARGIKEMKYTPRIEDGLSPTKIVFGRSTRSIIPMLPEFHQKRSQELCKVPTPTLKKEMGRSYPY; this is encoded by the coding sequence ATGGATATCGAAATGAGGGAAAAATTAAGAGTCTCAATTGGGATTAAAGAAAACACGGTGTTATCCATTcctgaaattttagaagaattgaggaagTATTTTCGCTCTCAATATAACATCATTCTTGATAAGGTTAAATTCCATTccttatatcaaaaagaagGTCAATCATTCGAGGACTTCTATGTAGAAGTAACTCGAACTGCAAATCGTGCCGAATTAAATGAAAGATGTGAAAATAAAGACTGTttcgaagaaaatatcaaagttaagTTAATTGTGGGACTTCGGGATGAAGAAACGAGGAAAAAACTTATGgccatagaagaaaaagaatgtacacttcaaaaagttattgatagatGCAGAGCTGAGGAAATGTCGAAGAAGGATGACGAAAAGTTAAATTCTGCAAAAGTCAACAAgataaaaagaggaaaattcaGGGATCAAAGCCTTAGTCGAAACAAAAATAGCTTTAGGAAAAATCctcctgaaagaaaaataatggattgtaTATTTTGCTCAAGAgaccatattataaataaatgtcctgcTTGGAAACAAGAATGtaggaattgtaaaagaattggtcattttaaagattcaaaggcCTGTAAAAATGGAATTGCAAGAAACAGAAGAGTCACGGTAAGAAACGTGACCACATTTAGTCCCTCACCAGCAATACAAGTTCGATTAAAATCTCTGGATGGAACATACTTATGCAATTATAGTTATGCAATTCCGGATTCTGGTAGTGAGGTATCTATTGCGgatgaaaattttttacaagaaattggaATACCACTTAGACATTTAAATATACCTTCAGATTCTCGTTTAAATGGAGCTACTGGAGCTACTTTTAATCAACTAGGATCcatcattttaaatgtaggttTTGGAAATGAGGAAATTAAAGAAGAGATCATAATAGTAaaggaaaatgttaaatttctaaTGTCGTGGGTATTGTGTAAAAAGTTAAGGATTTTACCGGAAGATTATCCAAGTCAAATTGAGCGAGGTAAATGGAAAAGAGCCAGAGAACCTAGTGCTCGTGGAAtcaaggaaatgaaatatactCCGAGAATAGAAGATGGATTGAGTCCAACTAAAATCGTCTTCGGTCGTAGTACTAGATCTATTATACCTATGCTACCTGAATTCCATCAAAAGAGAAGCCAAGAACTTTGTAAGGTTCCAACCCCAACtttaaaaaaggagatgggaAGAAGTTATCCGTATTGA
- the LOC121116446 gene encoding uncharacterized protein, with product MRTFLYLLFVTCVASQSQNSESSCSTDKDCPAYHSCFYNVFSGSYCVGPRYGEVDCNCTNTKGEVFTNHQICVDEDIKEEGFSDSRVATKRCFKTEIDGTEAYRCGGAYKNACTPQYDTQGNFVKDDQCPYKFRCETAKFKDGKKNICIPENLATDAGTSESCTTAFDCGYSVLQDKWAPCLGGKCSNVIQ from the exons ATGAGAACCTTCCTTTATCTTTTATTTGTGACATGTGTTGCCTCACAGTCTCAAAACTCAGAATCTTCATGCAGTACTGACAAAGATTGTCCAGCCTACCATTCTTGCTTCTACAATGTATTTTCTGGATCATATTGTGTGGGACCAAGATATGGTGAGGTCGACTGCAATTGTACAAATACCAAGGGAGAAGTTTTTACaaatcatcaaatatgtgtAGATGAAGACATAAAAGAG GAAGGATTTAGTGACTCGCGAGTAGCCACCAAACGATGTTTTAAAACTGAAATTGATGGCAC TGAGGCATATCGATGTGGAGGTGCATATAAAAACGCATGCACTCCCCAATATGACACTCAAGGAAACTTTGTGAAAGATGATCAATGCCCCTACAAGTTCAG GTGTGAAACTGCAAAATTTAAGGAtggcaagaaaaatatttgtattccaGAAAATTTAGCAACAGATGCTGGAACTAGTGAAAGTTGCACCACAGCCTTTGATTGTGGGTATTCAGTCCTACAAGATAAATGGGCACCTTGTTTAGGAGGAAAATGCTCCAAcgttattcaataa